A genomic region of Tigriopus californicus strain San Diego chromosome 1, Tcal_SD_v2.1, whole genome shotgun sequence contains the following coding sequences:
- the LOC131884752 gene encoding putative defense protein 2, which translates to MTKWQCWVIWSILSLLQAHPSQARSDGAPLEACDTMIPGHQDTSPKPGQSALHEVSIAKGLEPGAFIISLHSAANVPFKGFFIQARNVAKNNSEAIGTWDISNLSGVARTANCSGQPNSAVTHVDNQLKTSVTFTWQSPRKYTGRVVFEATVVQDFHNYWTGIRSSELPLLAGISQSGFLDIKEPTAPKAMAVNVETTAPTPINRLPGPVESAQTKNNNTKPLNHHDPKTMEQIGLNVTEKHFQSGGKVISSEVEKIVVVFVTLALIK; encoded by the coding sequence ATGACTAAGTGGCAATGTTGGGTCATCTGGTCGATTCTAAGTCTCCTTCAAGCTCATCCTTCCCAAGCCAGAAGTGATGGAGCACCTTTGGAAGCTTGTGACACCATGATTCCTGGACATCAAGACACTTCTCCAAAACCAGGGCAATCCGCTCTCCACGAGGTCTCTATTGCAAAAGGTCTTGAACCCGGTGCGTTTATCATAAGTCTACACAGTGCTGCCAATGTGCCATTCAAGGGGTTCTTCATTCAAGCCCGCAATGTGGCCAAAAATAACTCCGAAGCCATTGGCACGTGGGATATCTCCAATTTGAGTGGTGTGGCCCGCACCGCCAATTGTTCAGGTCAGCCTAATTCAGCTGTGACCCATGTTGACAATCAGCTAAAAACCAGTGTGACGTTCACGTGGCAATCGCCTAGGAAATATACTGGCAGAGTTGTGTTTGAAGCGACTGTGGTTCAGGACTTCCACAACTATTGGACTGGAATCCGATCCTCTGAGCTCCCCCTATTGGCTGGAATCAGTCAAAGTGGGTTTTTGGATATCAAAGAACCCACAGCGCCGAAGGCCATGGCGGTTAATGTGGAAACTACTGCACCCACCCCTATTAATCGACTTCCTGGCCCTGTGGAATCTGCTCAGACTAAAAATAACAATACCAAACCTCTCAATCACCACGATCCCAAAACAATGGAGCAAATCGGCTTGAACGTGAcggaaaaacattttcagtCCGGGGGAAAGGTCATTTCCTCTGAGGTTGAGAAAATTGTGGTAGTGTTTGTCACCCTTGCTCTGATAAAATGA
- the LOC131880371 gene encoding uncharacterized protein LOC131880371, with protein MKTLSLILVIGLSALVLADHGGHGDDHYGAHHKKCHYKYKTIYETIYETIYKEKCEHDYKEKCETYYETKYKTEYKKECQTVYDEKCLTDYKTDYKEECHTDYEEKCHTYYETKYETDYKEECHTVYKKKCHEVGYGYHKETKCDHVPDKKCKNVPFQVPKQIPKKSCKNIPKKSCKKVPFQVPFQQCHPVPRKECKDIPVEVPFQVPKKKCDKIPVKHCHKVPEKVPKKVPKQVKKKICEHGYEDHHDSGYGGHGGDHGGHGGYGGHGGHGGHGGHGGLSYSSHGPGHNSYFHSSGPGFKGGSLGGGGFGFGSVGFDYHEDGFDGFGRENPAEKRDVLPAEAKNDEVQPAAPVATQKEADNAKDAPKVAQAPPPAKNESSAKKAGKKDFPTFADFGSFGAGFNRRSGQE; from the exons ATGAAGACATTG TCTTTGATCTTGGTGATCGGATTGTCAGCCTTGGTCTTGGCTGATCATGGTGGACACGGTGATGATCACTACGGCGCTCATCACAAGAAGTGCCACTACAAGTATAAAACCATTTACGAAACCATCTACGAGACCATCtacaaggaaaaatgcgagCACGACTACAAGGAAAAGTGCGAAACATATTACGAGACCAAATACAAAACCGAATACAAGAAGGAATGTCAGACCGTCTACGACGAGAAATGTCTGACCGACTACAAGACCGATTATAAAGAGGAGTGTCATACGGACTACGAGGAAAAG TGTCATACCTACTATGAAACAAAGTACGAGACTGACTACAAGGAGGAATGCCACACTGTCTACAAGAAGAAATGTCACGAGGTGGGATACGGTTACCACAAGGAGACCAAGTGTGATCATGTCCCGGACAAGAAGTGCAAGAATGTACCCTTCCAG GTGCCGAAGCAAATCCCCAAGAAGTCGTGCAAGAACATCCCCAAGAAGTCATGTAAGAAGGTCCCCTTCCAAGTGCCATTCCAACAATGCCATCCCGTCCCACGTAAGGAGTGCAAGGATATTCCCGTCGAGGTTCCATTCCAAGTGCCCAAGAAGAAGTGCGATAAGATACCCGTCAAACATTGCCACAAGGTTCCCGAGAAGGTCCCCAAGAAG GTGCCCAAGCAAGTCAAGAAGAAGATTTGTGAGCATGGATATGAAGATCATCACGATTCTGGATATGGAGGCCACGGTGGTGACCATGGTGGACATGGTGGATACGGAGGACATGGTGGACACGGGGGACATGGTGGACATGGCGGGCTCAGCTATTCTAGTCATGGACCGGGACACAACAGTTACTTCCACTCATCTGGACCTGGCTTCAAGGGAGGCAGTTTGGGAGGTGGCGGATTTGGCTTTGGGAGCGTCGGCTTTGATTACCATGAAGATGGATTCGACGGATTTGGTCGAGAGAACCCCGCCGAGAAACGAGATGTCCTTCCTGCTGAGGCCAAGAACGACGAGGTCCAGCCGGCTGCTCCAGTTGCCACCCAAAAAGAGGCTGATAATGCCAAAGACGCTCCTAAAGTGGCCCAAGCCCCACCACCCGCTAAGAATGAGTCAAGTGCCAAAAAGGCAGGAAAAAAGGATTTTCCCACCTTTGCCGATTTTGGCAGCTTCGGTGCTGGCTTTAACCGCCGTTCCGGTCAAGAATAA
- the LOC131884746 gene encoding protein Star-like has translation MNALLRCHRRRVAFSILLTALGFIIPIHIISKGFQNSRTFTFADLLKAPGTLQPHDPDLIQYLQDNVLMDIAQFQKTNLTKVPKPSLGSTEFGQINQSAIIDHFLQGKRSGFFIEAGAWDGQYLSNSLFFEKERGWTGLLIEPNTEAFQSLMMNPARNRSVAANACLSIHKYPEQVAFDSADVFGGILDTDHLPDQNMMNLRSGITKGRSLYRVQCYPLYSLLLAMGNPTVDYFSLDIEGAEIKVLLTIPFDKVNIRTLSIEVEHSKKSVIRKMMTKRGYKLYKALKTDYIYVKDDNSHP, from the exons ATGAACGCTTTGTTACGATGTCATCGCCGTCGAGTGgcattttcaatcttattgACCGCATTGGGCTTCATCATCCCCATCCACATTATTAGCAAAGGATTCCAAAACTCTCGGACTTTTACCTTTGCCGATTTATTAAAAGCCCCGGGAACATTACAACCACACGACCCTGATCTTATACAATACCTTCAGGATAACGTTCTCATGGACATTGCTCAGTTTCAGAAG ACTAACCTTACAAAGGTGCCCAAACCGAGCCTGGGTTCAACCGAATTCGGCCAAATCAACCAGTCTGCCATTATTGACCACTTCCTACAAGGCAAACggtcgggcttcttcattgaaGCCGGAGCTTGGGATGGGCAGTACCTGAGCAattctttgttctttgaaaaagaacggGGCTGGACTGGCCTTCTCATTGAACCCAATACAGAGGCATTTCAAAGTCTTATGATGAATCCAGCTAGGAATCGTTCAGTGGCCGCTAATGCATGCTTGTCCATTCATAAATATCCCGAGCAAGTCGCTTTCGATTCGGCCGATGTTTTCGGAGGCATTTTAG ATACCGATCATTTGCCGGATCAGAATATGATGAATCTTCGCAGTGGAATAACAAAAGGGAGATCATTGTACAGGGTCCAATGTTATCCTCTGTACTCGCTATTATTGGCCATGGGCAATCCTACCGTGGATTATTTCAGTTTGGACATTGAAGGAGCCGAGATTAAGGTGCTCCTCACGATACCATTCGACAAAGTGAATATCAGGACCCTGTCCATCGAAGTTGAACACTCTAAGAAATCTGTGATCCGAAAGATGATGACCAAAAGAGGCTACAAATTGTATAAGGCGCTCAAAACGGACTACATCTACGTTAAAGATGACAATTCACACCCTTAA
- the LOC131878566 gene encoding retinol-binding protein pinta-like, translating to MPALPGVIDAKELAQIAKTELNEDPNRTKEDIKAIQSWIKKQPHLHKYINTDDQHILMFLRGCKFSLERTKEKLDVYNACRAACPEWFDNWDAMDPIVQEFIDLGVAVPLKGYDKNGRRVMVMRGSAIDPRRHNISDQMKFSMMISEMLMHEADQSSITGFVGVQDMEGMTLGHATQFSPSLGKKAMTIWQDAYPQRPKGMHFLNMPSLMEAIFGMMKSFSKEKMRDRLIVHPKGDLTMLHEAVGTEILPKEFGGTNGVLQDHIDELRRKMEKHQKWFLEQGKFKSNEKKRPGKSKNHSNLFGMEGSFRQLSFD from the exons ATGCCTGCTCTCCCTGGAGTGATTGACGCCAAAGAATTGGCTCAAATCGCAAAAACTGAACTCAATGAAGACCCCAATCGGACCAAGGAGGATATCAAGGCCATCCAAAGCTGGATTAAAAAACAACCCCATCTACACAAATACATCAACACAg ATGATCAACATATATTGATGTTCCTGAGAGGCTGCAAGTTCAGTTTGGAGAGAACTAAAGAGAAACTAGACGTTTACAATGCTTGTCGGGCTGCTTGTCCAGAATGGTTTGATAACTGGGATGCCATGGACCCCATTGTGCAAGAGTTCATTGATTTAGG CGTGGCTGTGCCTTTAAAAGGTTACGACAAGAACGGTCGCCGAGTAATGGTCATGAGGGGTTCGGCCATCGATCCTCGTCGACATAACATCAGCGATCAAATGAAGTTTTCCATGATGATTTCGGAAATGCTTATGCACGAAGCGGATCAGAGCAGTATCACCGGCTTCGTTGGAGTTCAGGACATGGAGGGCATGACTTTGGGCCATGCCACACAGTTCTCGCCCTCCTTGGGCAAGAAGGCCATGACCATATGGCAG GATGCTTATCCTCAACGTCCCAAAGGcatgcactttttgaacatGCCCAGCTTAATGGAGGCTATCTTTGGGATGATGAAGAGCTTCAGTAAAGAGAAGATGCGGGATCGACTCATTGTGCATCCCAAGGGGGATTTGACCATGCTCCACGAGGCAGTGGGAACTGAGATTCTCCCCAAAGAGTTTGGTGGAACCAATGGTGTACTTCAGGATCACATTG ATGAGCTGAGGcgtaaaatggaaaaacacCAGAAATGGTTTCTAGAGCaaggcaaattcaaatcaaacgAGAAGAAGCGGCCTGGAAAGTCCAAGAACCACTCGAATCTGTTCGGCATGGAAGGATCTTTCCGCCAGTTGAGCTTCGATTGA